The Cynocephalus volans isolate mCynVol1 chromosome 17, mCynVol1.pri, whole genome shotgun sequence genomic interval AGctggttctaaaatttatatagaaatacgAAGCACCAAGAATAGCCAGAGACATTTCTGAAGGTGAGCAATGTGGAAGGACTTGTTCTATTGAAAATCAATACTTATCATAAagctcaaagtcaagggttccgatccccatacctgccagccaccaaaaaaaaaaaaaaaaaaggaacatcaTAAAGCTATAGAaattaagggccggcctgtggctcacttgggagagagtggtgctgagaacaccacgtcaagggttaagatccccttaccagtcatccttagaaaaaattaagtaaataaagctatagtaattaagacaaAGGTTAACAATTATACTAATAtgaaaaatggtgctgggacaattggctgtgtgggaaaaaaaattgactCACTATATACAACTCACATATATACAAAATCAATTCCAGGTAAATTATGGATTTAAAAGagacagttaaaaaaattaagtttctagATAATAAAAGAATATCATCTTGATGTCAGGGTAgggtaaaatttattaaatatgacTTTAAAAAGCACAATCATAAAGCAAAAAATTGATGTTTTCTGCTTGTCAAAATATCTGTTCATCAAAAAACAGCATTAAgttctgtatgttgattttggTGATGATTACACACATCTATATGTGAGATAAAGTATAGAACTATATGCAGCATAtgaatttcctcatttttctgcTATATATCATCATTGGAGGAAGCTTGGTGAAAGGGACATGGGACTCTGCACTGTTTTTGCAACTGTCTATGAGTCTgtaatgatttcaaaataaaaagtttttaaaaaacaccagtAAGGGAATAAAAACACACACGCCACAGAGTGGGAAAAGAAATTTGCAACACATATAACTGAAAAATGACCAATATCTGGAATATAAATAACTGTGGGAAAAGAAATTTGCAACACATATAACTGAAAAATGACCAATATCTGGAATATAAATAACTAACTACAAAATAAGAAAgtcaatagaaaaataggcaacttcagaaagaaagcaagtgaccaataaaaatatgaaaagggctgataacaccaagatcatgggttcagattcctgtactggccagctgccaaaaatttaaaaaatgaaaaagtgcacaatctcatttgtaaaaatgaaagaaaattaaaaccacaatgagattctAGTACACATCCACCAGATTGTAAAATAAAGTTTGTGTCAAGTGCTGAAAATGATGTAAAGCACCTGGAAGCCTCACTGATGTCTGGTGAGAGTGTACATTTGTTCAGTTATTTTGGAGAACAGTTTGCCATAACTTACTAAAGTTGAAGCTATTTAAATCTTTTGGTCCATAAATTCTAATTCATAAATTCTAGGCTCATATACTCTAGGGAAATTCATGCATATGTGCACcaacatgtacaagaatgttcatagcagcattgtccATAAATAGCTACAATTTAAATACAacacaaattgtgatatatttatatgttggaatacaatacagaaataaaaatgaatgaattagagcTACATGTAAccataaagataaaatttaatgCTCAgtgaaagccagacacaaaagaattcAGTTAATGACATTAATGACAAAAGAACGTCTTAATGATGAATGAAAGAAACTTAGAAAATTAATGTCTTAATgtttaaagaagccagacacaaaaagaatatatactctacaattccatttacatgaagttaaaaaacatacaaaactaAACCATGATGTTAGAGGAAGTATATCTAATGGTAAAATTCTAAAGATTATAACaatgaagaaaagtttttttttttttttctaaaagatgaccagtaaagggatcttaacccttgacttggtgttgtcagcaccatgctcacccagtgagctaaccggccatccctatatgggatccgaacctgtggccttggtgttatcagcaccacactctctcgagtgagccacaggccggcccagaagAAAAGTTTCTTACGAAGGATTATGAttagccagaggaaaaaaatgatgacTTCTGGGGTGCTGAAAACATTATATTTCTTGACCCAGATATTGAATACCTAGAGATTCACTTTATGATTATTCATTAAActgtacatttatattttatatacttttaggtagtcacattataataaaaaggtttaaaatatttaaaacatccagcacatagtagacattcaatTTTAAGGGTAGATACTAttgacataatatttttaaaaaggcagctcTCTGGGTAATAATTTGTGACAATCTCCAAGAAATATAGTTCATTGAGCAAGGGAACAAAACCatgtatgagggtatttcaaaacattcgtggaaagatttgtattatcttttaattctatttttccatgaaattttttaagtaccctcatatgtagcATGTTCTATCACTGCTTTTAAAATAGGgatatacactcacacacattatatataaataaaacatttctagaaGGCTACACAAGAAAGTGGTTACCAGTGTAGGGGAACAGGACTGAGGACTAGAAAGCAGGtagatttattttcattgaatatttttgtACCCTTTGAATTTTATACCATGtacatatatttcttattttaaaaatgtataaatttaagATGTATATCATCACTCAAATTCTGTAGAAGTAGCTCTTTATAGTTGGCAGTTTTACTTCAATGGAAAATTTAAGacagaaggaagaataaaaactaGCATTTCATATATAAAATCAAGTGCTGTTAAGcatgtattacctcatttaatcataATAACAGTCTTGTGAGGCAgaattatatccattttacagactaGTAAACAAAGCCTCAGAGAGATTGACTTGCcctaagtcacacagctagtaagtgacagaattGGAATTCAAATAGTTTTTGTGCTTTCAAACCCTATAGTAGTTCCTCACTTTCACATTATTGGAATACAGCGTGCCCTCCTAAATGCCTtctgcaaaaaaatatatatgtgacgaacaggaaatatactatttgttactttttcatgtacatgtaggaaagaaagggaaaggttCTCTactaattataaaatttactttaagaaaaaaaaaagatgactggtaaggggatcttagcccttgacttagtgttatcagcaccacactctcccaagtgagctaaccggccatccctatataggtatctgaacccctggccttggtgttatcagcaccacactctcccaagtgagccccagGCCGGCCCATGAAATTTACTTATAAAAGTGAAgacaaaaaaggaatttattgcaCAGTACATTGTACTCTCAGAAGTACAAAAAAATAGACTACATAGTTTGTGCCTACTATTGCTTCTGGCTCAGGTTAGTTTGACACTTTTGTTTTATTCCTGAGTTGTTCAATGAAGGTTGAGTTAGTTAATTATTCCCAGTCCCTTGATAAAAAGACATCTATATGATCAATATAAGACAATAATAACTAGATGTACCACTTTTAAAAGCATTTCCAAAAAACATTGTCAAATTCAAAGTAATCAACAAACTTTATTTCCCAGTGAAAGAAATCTTGAAAATTGATTCTCAAGAGGTGGTTTATTTGAAGAGCTTCTAGTATTTCTTCTCATAGTATATTTCTATGTTTAGTAATAGCATCATCACTATTCTACACCTTTCAAACTTACAACTTTCACATAgaatatctcatttgatccttgaAACAACCTAGTAAAACAGGCAGGACAGAAATCCCTGACATTCAgtaagtgaagaaactgaggctctgaggtGGTGTTTTTTTTTCAACAACGTCATGTGCCCAAACTCCTAGTTGAATGTTCTCTTTAATAACCCATGTGAAAAATTCTGTTATCAGGATCTAAACATTCAGCTCGTAAATTACATAGgtgctttccttttccttcttgctctgtgcctttcaattatttttctttttcagaaaggaAGACTTAGGAGATAAATGCATCCAATCCTAATCTGTCCTACCTCTGTTTAGCTTTCTGAGATCTGATGGAAAACAAATCTATTTTCTTACCCACAGGAGCagaagtgaaataagctggtTTAAGTTACTTGATAAAAATCTACATTTCCCTATCACCTACtatcaaaatattatcaaaatgtatAAGCACTCTATATCctagaacaaaatataaatcCTATTAAACCCGCAGCTCAAGATGACAACCTAGACTACAGAGTTTAAAAATCAAACTGCCAAGGCTCAAATCCTCGTTCCACATTTTCTCAGCAGTGCAATCTCCTGGGCAAGTTTCTCTACCTCTTGCTGCTTTAGATTCCTTAACTCTAAAATAAGGGTTGAAAAAAAAGCTTTCATAAGGATTAAAAGAAATGATGCACATAAAATGTTTAGCATAGTGATAGTGTCTAGCACTTAAGTATGGATAACTTGGCCCTGATACTATTATTGGTATCTAACATTCAGCACACTGGTTTGACTATGCATTTTCCTATTCAATCCATAAATGATCATGCATTGGAATATACTGcactataatatataatacataaatatacttGGTTTTAAAAAGATACTACAACTACCAGTATACTCAATTCCCTTTGGAATcacttttctaaattttacaaAAAGGATAGTTGCCAAAGATTACTCTATCAATCAAGGGTGAGGCTGAAATTGAGAGATTTGCTTTTTAATGGAAATGGATGGCAATATATTCAGGAAGTTTGCTTGAAATGGCATGAAGCTGTAATGTGGCAGAATGGTGATTTCTGTCTTGATACTGGACTGATGTAACCCCAAGAATGGTCCATGTTTCAGCAGTCTTACAAGCCCTGTTGAAAGAGATGCATGATGCAACCTCTATTGTAAGAATGGAGTCACCTCTGGGTCACCTATACAGCCTTTGAAGAGCACcaaaggagaagggaaaattCTTGAGTATTGACTCACAGGATCAACATCTTAGTGAACAGTGTGTATTATGTTTCAGTGTGACTTGGACACAaaatgaggttacttcaaaaattcatggtaagattggtattatttctcaattctatttttcacgaatattatataattatataataatatatataattctataattcacgaattttttgaagtaccttcatataccCATGAACCTCAAGAATACATTTAGTGGAAAAACATACTGGCATCATCAATTCCTGACTATGATAATGTCCTTAAGTATTTTCTGTAAGCATCTCAAAATATCTTCTATCAGGGCTTTGGCCTGTCTATATAAGGTCCACCAAAAACATTTGTgcaatgaatgaatttttaaaaaagggttaaGAGCATTGACTATGGAGTGAAGTCGACATGGTCATCAATCCTAACTCCATCACTCACCAGCCCTGTGACCTGTctagttatttaatcttttttggtctcagtgttctcatctggaaaatgggaaatgACTACCAAGTACAAGGACTGAATGCCCATGAAAAGCACATGGAACAGTGCTGCCCTAGGTATAAGGTAGCCTCTATTATTTTTTGCAACATTATACAAGAGTGTGGCATTATCAAGACGACTTTTGTCTATTAAATGCGTTTAGCACTTTAGAACTTTTCCAGGAGTGAAGACAGAAAGGTATCAAGAATAAAGGATGAAGAAGGCCTTGTGAATGATAACCTAAGCCTCAAAGGGAACGATGGGCAGGGGAAAGGAAGGTTAGCAGTGGCAATCTAGAAAAACGATACATTCCAGGGGGGGAGTGTTGGCATCAGTAAACCCTTCAGGAGAGGGCTGCCACAGTAGGGAGGGGACTCCGGTAGGAGGCAATTACTTTAGCTAGGCCTGTCCTGTGACTTACCGTGGGGCAGGGCAATGGGGAGAGGCCTGCTACAGACAGAGATAATCAGGCAGGGGTGCAGAGGAAACAGAATTGGCTGGGAGCCATGATTAGCACCCGGACAGAGCCCAGACCAGGCCCCCAGCTCGAGGCTGCGGGCCAGTGAACAAACAACGGCCTCAAGGCGCGGATACCGGTAGTGGCTGTGAGGGCAGAGAAAGGTGTTCCGAGGTGATCACAGCATCATGAGACCTGTCTGCTTAGGGCGGGAGGAAACCCAGGAGGAGGAATAGCCGCTTCCCGCTTCGGCAGGAGGAGAGGATCGGCGGTACGGAAGCGACGAACGCAGGTCCCACCGCCCCGGGGGACCAGGCGCGCCCGACCGGCTCCGGCCGACCAGGGCCTCGTATGGAGGCGGGACCTGAGCGATTACCGGCGGAAACGGCCTCGGGGTGAGCGGTCACACGAGGGACGGGCAGCTGCTGAGCCAATGGGGCCAGCACACGGAGCGGATGTTACCTCCCATTGGTGACAGTTGGGACTCACCAGCCGCCAATGAGTTCGCCAGGAGGGCGTAGCGGTGACGTTAGTTGCGGAGGAGGCTTCTTCGAATCGGCGGCGGCCAGCTTGGTGGCCTGGGCCAATCAGCTACCTCCAACAAGCAGCGCCTCCACCAATCGGCGGCCTCCACGAcggggctggggggagggtaTATAAGCCGAGTCGGCGACAGCGCGGTCGACGCCTGCCGAGACAGAACAGACCGACTGTCTGGGGGATTTGCGAGTGGCGGAGATAAGCGCCGCGGCCTGCCTTTCCAGACCTGCTTTTCGCCGTGTTAACAGGCGGCTCCTCTCGTCTCCAGGCCCCGTTGTCCTCAGGCCGGTGACCTCCTTCGCTCCCGTGCCGAGGCCTGTGTCTGGATTGCCCGCGACGTCTGCCCGCCCGCTGACCGCCTGGCCGCCGAGATGAAGCTCTCCCTGGTGGCCGCGGTGTTGCTGCTGCTCGGCGCGGCGCGTGCCGAGGAGGAGGACAAGAAGGAGGACGTGGGCACGGTGGTGGGCATCGACCTGGGGACCACCTACTCCTGGTAAGGGGATTAGTGGAGGGGGGCATGGGGCGTGGCCTCCTGGTGCGGGGCTTGGTGCCGATTCCTTCCGTTGGGTTTTTCCGCCAGCGTCGGGGTGTTCAAGAACGGCCGCGTGGAAATCATCGCCAACGACCAGGGCAACCGCATCACGCCGTCTTATGTGGCCTTCACCCCTGAAGGGGAGCGTCTGATAGGCGACGCGGCCAAGAACCAGCTCACCTCCAACCCCGAGAACACAGTCTTCGACGCCAAGCGGCTCATCGGCCGCACCTGGAACGACCCATCTGTGCAGCAGGACATCAAGTTCCTGCCTTTCAAGGTCCTGGGGTTTTGTCATCAGGATAGAGGTGTAGGggtggtgggagtatttacagtTAAGAAGTCGCCGGAAGTCAGTGTTAGGATAACAAGAAAAAGGATGTAGATTTGATGTGTATAATTGTTTAATAATTTCAGTGTGTTGCAAACAAATACTCTGTGCACGGTAGTTTGGGATTAAAAGACTGTTTAAAACTGAAGAGATTTGTCTTTGTAAGACACTTACATTACCTAAGTATTTGTCAATGTTCAGCTCTTAGGGACCAAAGAAAACCAAACTATGAGTGAGGAAGTGGgtctttttaaagtttgaaatgtCATTGCTTCTGTGTCTGAAAattatcatgttttaaaataggtggttgaaaagaaaactaaaccatACATTCAGGTTGATATTGGAGGTGGGCAAACAAAGACATTTGCACCTGAAGAAATTTCTGCCATGGTTCTCactaaaatgaaagaaactgCTGAGGCTTATTTGGGAAAGAaggtaaatatttctaaaacaatgCATTTTTTAAGTTATTGGCCTTCTTCGTTGACTGTTATGTATAGATGCctttatggttttaaaaatttgaatctgAATGACATCCATGTTTGTCAGgtttaattatttattgcttTACTATGGGCCAAACAAAATACTAGATACTTTTCATGTGTTGTCTAGCACTTAATGCTTGCAATTCCATGagtataaaattacatatattcgTCTTACTGATAATCTGAACTAGAACTAAAGTGATGGTTTGACCATGATTTAAATAAGGGTTAAACCATGTGACAAAATACACTTAACTAACTTTTGCTATCCTTTTAGGTTACCCATGCAGTTGTTACTGTACCAGCCTATTTCAATGATGCCCAGCGTCAAGCAACCAAAGATGCTGGAACTATTGCTGGACTGAATGTCATGAGGATCATCAATGAGCCGTAAGTGTAAAATTCAGGGATATGGTATGTTTGCCAAATAGGGGAAATGTGAACTTGACTaagcttttttccttttacatccTTCTAACAGTACAGCAGCTGCTATTGCTTATGGCCTGGataagagggagggggagaagaacaTCCTGGTGTTCGACTTGGGTGGTGGAACCTTTGATGTATCTCTTCTCACCATTGACAATGGCGTCTTCGAAGTCGTGGCCACTAATGGAGATACTCATCTGGGTGGAGAAGACTTTGACCAGCGTGTTATGGAACACTTCATCAAGCTGTACAAAAAGAAGACTGGCAAAGATGTTAGGAAAGACAACAGAGCTGTGCAGAAACTCCGGCGTGAGGTAGAAAAGGCCAAACGGGCCCTGTCTTCTCAACATCAAGCAAGAATTGAAATTGAGTCCTTCTATGAAGGAGAAGACTTTTCTGAGACTCTGACTCGGGCCAAATTTGAAGAGCTAAACATggtatttccttgctttttgcTTTGCTAATGAGATCTAGTTAGACTCTCTGAATTTAGGACAGTGTATGTAGATATAACAGGCATCACAGTAACCATGTCTTTTACTTATTCTAGGATCTGTTCCGGTCTACCATGAAGCCTGTCCAGAAAGTGTTGGAGGATTCAGATTTGAAGAAGTCTGATATTGATGAAATTGTTCTTGTTGGTGGCTCTACTCGAATTCCAAAGATTCAACAACTGGTAAAAGAGTTTTTCAATGGCAAGGAGCCATCCCGTGGCATTAACCCAGATGAGGCTGTAGCATATGGTGCTGCTGTCCAGGCTGGTGTACTCTCTGGTGATCAAGATACAGGTATGTTATTGTCACAGCATCTTCCACAATGCTTCAGTACCTTGATGGGAAGACTATAGTTAGCTGTTGCTTtgaaaaaacaatagaatatGAGCAACAAGGTCACAGTTAGTAAAGAGTACAGGGAAGAGAAGCCTGGGGCAGTCTCAAGATTCTTAGCAACTGTGATTAATTCTCTGCCTCTAAAATGTTTATGCTTAGAACCTAAACAGATGGCAAGACAGAGAAGTTAAACAGTTTGTGGGGAGAACCTGAATTAGAATTTAACTTGATTAGCTTACCTTTTGCAGGTGATCTGGTACTGCTTGATGTATGCCCCCTTACACTTGGTATTGAAACTGTGGGAGGTGTCATGACCAAACTGATTCCAAGGAACACTGTGGTGCCCACCAAGAAGTCTCAAATCTTTTCTACAGCTTCTGATAATCAACCAACTGTTACAATCAAGGTCTATGAAGGTAATCACTTATGTTTGTTAATATCATGGTTAAATATAATTTCTTGTTTAATATATACCCTTTTGAAATGGCTGGGGAAAGAATGGCTATTTTCAGATAGGGGGTCCTTAATTAGTGTTGAGTTTCATAGTCAGCACTTACTTAGTTATTTAGCATTCTTTCCCATTACAAATAACTTCTGAGTTGGCTCCTAGagtgcaagaaaaagaaaggggttCACAATGCTTTGAAGTAGAAGAAATTCAGTTAAGAGTTAGTTGTAACTTAACTTACTGTTAGTCCTAGTTGCTGCTCCTCCTAACCATTACTGAGTTACTTTTAGCTTGATAAAGTGCCCTTGCCACTATAGGTTCCAACAGACTGAAATGTAGAGGTCAAGATGTACTAATTCTTGTCAGGAACAACTAACAAGTTTTTCTCTGTGTAACTTCCAGGTGAACGACCCCTGACAAAAGACAATCACCTTCTGGGTACATTTGATCTGACTGGAATCCCTCCTGCTCCCCGTGGGGTCCCACAGATTGAAGTCACCTTCGAGATAGATGTGAATGGCATTCTTCGAGTGACAGCTGAAGACAAGGGTACAGGGAACAAAAATAAGATCACAATTACCAATGACCAAAACCGCCTGACACCTGAAGAAATTGAAAGGATGGTTAATGATGCTGAGAAGTTTGCTGAGGAAGACAAAAAGCTCAAGGAGCGCATTGACACTAGAAATGAGTTAGAAAGCTATGCCTACTCTCTGAAGAACCAGATTGGAGATAAAGAAAAGCTAGGAGGTAAACTTTCCTCTgaagataaggaaactatggAAAAAGCTGTAGAGGAAAAGATTGAATGGCTGGAAAGCCACCAAGATGCTGACATTGAAGACTTCAAAGCTAAAAAGAAGGAACTAGAAGAAATTGTTCAGCCAATTATCAGCAAACTCTATGGAAGTGCAGGCCCTCCCCCAACTGGTGAAGATGATACAGCAGAAAAAGATGAGTTGTAGACACTGATCTGCTAGTGCTGTAATAATGTAAATACTGGACTCAGGAACTTTTGTTAGGAGAAAATTGAGAGAACTTAAGTCTCAAATGTAATTGGAATCTTCACCTCAGAGTGGAGTTGAAAATGCTATAGCCCAAGTGGCTGTTTACTGCTTTTCATTAGCAGTTGCTCACAtgtctttggggtggggggagaggaagaatTGGCTATCTTAAAATCTGGGTTTAAAAAGCTGGATTAGGGTGTGTTCACCTTGGAAATGTTCTATTTAACAATTGGGTCATGTGCATCTGGTGTAGGAACATTTTTCTACCATAAGTGAcaccaataaatgtttgttatttacaCTGGTCTAAATTTTTGTGAAAAGCTTCTAATTAGATCATTTATTTTAGGAAGATAACTAAAATTTAAGATTAGAttctcatgtgtgtgtgttgggggacaTTTGGGATGTTGGGGTAATAAAACATTTCTATGCAGTACGTTCAAGGAATTTGTCTAGCCTTAAATCTAAGAAAAGGGAAGAGTTTCATCCATTTACCTAGGCAAGGGCCCATTTCACAGTGCCCAAAaatgggggtttttttgtttttcagtggctggctgttacagggtacaaaccttggaccttggtgttaccagcaccatgtctaaccaactgagctaactggccagccccaagagGTGGGTTTTCTTGAACAAACTGTATATTGTATTTGAAATTCCCTACATCCCCTTATCCTTCTAAAACTTTGTAGCTTTATAGCAATATGATGTGTTATAGCTGCAGATTCTCTCAAGAATTGATGAAGGTTGATCTGAGTTCAGTGGTGTTTACCACTAATTGAtcggatcttaacccttggcttggtgctgtcagcaccatgctcagccagtgagcgaaccggccatccctatctaggatccgaacccgtggccttggtgttatcagcaccacactctcccgagtgagccacgggccggcccaagattcTTTGTTCCCTCTCCACTCCCATTACTTCACTTGact includes:
- the HSPA5 gene encoding endoplasmic reticulum chaperone BiP gives rise to the protein MKLSLVAAVLLLLGAARAEEEDKKEDVGTVVGIDLGTTYSCVGVFKNGRVEIIANDQGNRITPSYVAFTPEGERLIGDAAKNQLTSNPENTVFDAKRLIGRTWNDPSVQQDIKFLPFKVVEKKTKPYIQVDIGGGQTKTFAPEEISAMVLTKMKETAEAYLGKKVTHAVVTVPAYFNDAQRQATKDAGTIAGLNVMRIINEPTAAAIAYGLDKREGEKNILVFDLGGGTFDVSLLTIDNGVFEVVATNGDTHLGGEDFDQRVMEHFIKLYKKKTGKDVRKDNRAVQKLRREVEKAKRALSSQHQARIEIESFYEGEDFSETLTRAKFEELNMDLFRSTMKPVQKVLEDSDLKKSDIDEIVLVGGSTRIPKIQQLVKEFFNGKEPSRGINPDEAVAYGAAVQAGVLSGDQDTGDLVLLDVCPLTLGIETVGGVMTKLIPRNTVVPTKKSQIFSTASDNQPTVTIKVYEGERPLTKDNHLLGTFDLTGIPPAPRGVPQIEVTFEIDVNGILRVTAEDKGTGNKNKITITNDQNRLTPEEIERMVNDAEKFAEEDKKLKERIDTRNELESYAYSLKNQIGDKEKLGGKLSSEDKETMEKAVEEKIEWLESHQDADIEDFKAKKKELEEIVQPIISKLYGSAGPPPTGEDDTAEKDEL